The following are encoded in a window of Bacillus sp. SORGH_AS_0510 genomic DNA:
- a CDS encoding oligosaccharide flippase family protein, with the protein MGEAMYSGKSANQSKALFRGAFILTIAALVVKILSAFYRIPFQNIVGDVGFYIYQQVYPIYGMAIVLSTTGFPVVISKLYAEQREKGNAEKSRLLLFTSFIYLQLFGFICFLVLYLGAERIALWMNDPHLAILLRVVSIVYLTFPFVSLLRGYYQGIGNMVPTALSQVGEQTIRVLTILVLSYLFMQKGYSLYLVGGGAMFGSITGTIVSSIILFMFLWIRKEWKGIAPTRGMFRTFTVEAKEIVMALTLQGLMICLSGMLLILIQLADSMNLYSLLTNNGFDKEYAKSLKGIFDRGQPLIQLGTVAATSMSLTLVPLITRERIAEEQNNLTGKIQMALKVSIVIGLGASAGLWAIIRPTNIMLFENDLGSTELGILGFVILFTSIILTIIAIMQGLGRLLFPALAVTISFPIKYGLNMLLVPWVGTRGAAISTIITLAFVTLLLLVRLRKMLAASLLTGRFFTTVLLATVVMVVFLKGYILGTNPLLGQLGIERIGAAVQALSAVCFGGILFMIIIIRGRVFLEEELALFPLGNRLIHFLARKDRT; encoded by the coding sequence GTGGGTGAAGCGATGTATTCAGGGAAGTCTGCCAATCAATCGAAGGCTTTGTTTAGAGGGGCGTTTATTTTAACTATTGCGGCGCTTGTGGTGAAAATTCTAAGTGCGTTTTACCGCATCCCTTTTCAAAACATTGTCGGTGACGTTGGTTTTTACATATATCAACAGGTATATCCAATCTATGGGATGGCTATTGTCTTATCTACAACAGGCTTTCCGGTTGTCATATCTAAACTATATGCGGAGCAAAGAGAAAAAGGAAATGCGGAAAAGTCCCGCCTTCTACTTTTTACCTCATTTATCTATTTACAACTATTCGGTTTTATTTGTTTCCTTGTCTTATATTTAGGAGCGGAGCGGATTGCTCTTTGGATGAACGATCCCCATTTAGCTATCTTATTAAGAGTAGTTTCTATTGTATATCTAACCTTTCCTTTTGTCTCGCTGCTGAGAGGATACTATCAGGGAATTGGGAATATGGTTCCAACTGCACTGTCGCAAGTGGGGGAACAAACCATTCGGGTGTTGACGATTCTTGTTCTGTCCTACCTGTTTATGCAGAAGGGATATTCGCTCTACCTTGTTGGCGGAGGGGCGATGTTTGGTTCTATTACGGGAACCATAGTTTCTAGTATTATTCTGTTTATGTTTTTATGGATTCGTAAAGAATGGAAAGGGATTGCGCCCACACGAGGGATGTTTCGTACCTTTACTGTAGAAGCAAAAGAAATCGTAATGGCACTGACCCTTCAAGGATTGATGATTTGTTTAAGTGGGATGCTGCTAATCCTTATTCAATTAGCGGATTCTATGAACCTGTACTCGTTATTAACAAACAATGGATTCGATAAGGAATATGCCAAGAGTCTGAAGGGAATTTTTGATCGGGGGCAGCCTCTCATTCAATTAGGTACGGTTGCAGCGACCTCAATGTCTTTAACCCTTGTACCACTTATTACCCGTGAGAGAATAGCAGAAGAACAAAACAATCTAACGGGAAAAATTCAAATGGCGTTAAAGGTAAGTATCGTTATTGGCCTCGGTGCATCAGCAGGTCTTTGGGCCATTATTAGGCCGACGAACATCATGTTGTTTGAAAATGACCTTGGTTCAACAGAATTAGGAATACTCGGCTTTGTTATTCTTTTTACATCGATTATTTTAACGATCATCGCCATTATGCAGGGGCTAGGGAGGCTGTTGTTCCCTGCCTTAGCCGTAACCATCTCGTTTCCTATCAAATATGGGTTAAATATGTTGTTGGTTCCCTGGGTTGGAACCAGGGGTGCTGCTATTTCTACCATTATTACGTTGGCTTTTGTTACGCTATTATTATTAGTAAGGCTAAGGAAGATGTTAGCTGCCTCACTTTTAACCGGCCGCTTTTTTACAACGGTACTCTTGGCAACTGTGGTGATGGTTGTGTTTTTAAAAGGGTACATTTTGGGTACAAATCCTTTGTTAGGCCAACTTGGTATAGAACGGATAGGAGCTGCCGTACAGGCTTTAAGTGCTGTCTGTTTTGGTGGCATCCTCTTCATGATAATCATCATAAGAGGCAGGGTATTCCTCGAGGAGGAGTTGGCATTATTTCCACTGGGAAATAGATTGATCCATTTTTTAGCACGAAAGGACAGAACATAA